A genomic region of Venturia canescens isolate UGA chromosome 7, ASM1945775v1, whole genome shotgun sequence contains the following coding sequences:
- the gw gene encoding trinucleotide repeat-containing gene 6C protein isoform X2 translates to MKKMLSRERQENEFCRLVSNLGFYALPAKEELSPMFPHNSSSHEISTETNAFVQNSKGDVVVLEGSSLSGAREGERPEHARYCDIEFINSSMMAAPISHPKATAANDFLTVLPRQSGELSFAGVGEACQSVAKETTKNPTNHLLTYDNNNKVNNHNNAEHNHHKYRKQKTPGSLFDQQLGSSAVTSKSTCKPLSDNKDSFSDISVRVLKVSVRLVLKEKEEKEEKEEEEGKVEAEEEEEKAKKEEEGKEKREERGETCRPAGVPSLVRIPKSDRPQRQSRLANIVDNYSLLGSRLDHGENNKFKANISLVSNNYYYCNNNSKSVILLSSTSHGDNYLLAELGLAGVDAKNPVNLVVDHYDENEASDKTNNDDDQVQDQYRKSRGNNGGDRVRLAVNPFAIGNRVIGETIRLNDSTWTSLFSFFSSLFFGSFSSPSFKNANHKDEVYKSDGKTTTRTATKKMATMIESSSPPTTSTSSSSSSSSSSSSKIVKKEKASMGNLRLSLVRNNSKAQHHASSSITLIVYKNEITDHTLQSFLDNLTKKRAASRITTINNNYLIDCVTVIELKQRICVPLLLMIEGYNDNCGNNDDYDYYYHHHHHHCTIDNNNGVARKLVSRIGVNDNGNEKRDNYYYENDDEDDETMNISNNNQDVIEDIVNVAVCYKTSCKTTTNISLLGSQNDGIRRTEATMFTVGALSFQDNDKSNKPLNDSFKDNKYQVSTKVDLESNSAYVKSVSKSTPSVKSSDKSETSRVKVYEEMTYYKFEDKDDKDEDDEDKDDFDADDNVDYEEARIGATDGILAKNDVISVSKIVNIPKPTTCEPTMTLNCQSATVTSQTNDVPVSRGIDNTSSHDFNANVCPDDEQSSNKMIEDCVNDLDNDHYTAYDRKLSRSNDYQTISRPRYYDENTTITEYIVEPPTSRVDDEIIDKSYIDWKYNDSNDEPLSSHRISNELFDQNNLNENNAKNYANFGNGLFTKYSSVTMSQIRAYIDAYKTAYENNEKSRDELKNLLLNIVSGAHSNERYEQLYREQKHDPIKEYKQRWGIPSMLGLCGGGESSLNSGGGTNWGPAPATTPNNNNNANQSGWGGTPGNPPGSAGPPSNWGGNNVNRPVTGNPNSNQNQGPPGTQNNPGNVNKVNNPNQPGNPQSGQPTSQSSNSTQGNQNSAGQWSQGKPNNAVGPGVPNPTAQNNNGNNVQQQPSGSNANNNQANNPAQGTVATTGTAAATNPSTKAQLEQLNTMREALFSQDGWSFQQVNQDTNWDVPASPEPPMTKDGVPMWKPPVNNGTDLWEANLRNGGQPPPPQQAKTPWGHTPSTNIGGTWGEDDDAADSSNMWTGAPAPSQPNTAPWPGAAGNQPGCSSWGDPRIDPRDPRDLRSVDPREMRDPRDHRMTLDPRDHMRVMDPMAGRDHRMTDMRGDPRGISGRLNGANADAMWGQPPGPPHHQLSHQHPSGGPPAKMINQSSMNQWAAPPPKEMIPGKPSGWEEPSPPAQRRNVPNYDDGTSLWGNPAANQRPMPGSKVSHWKDLPTPNLARGGMQCPPGMPQNRMPGQPGMKPDVGGGGTGGGGGGGGGGGGGGGGGGGSGGGPMWGHPGGPGGRNGSWADGQHEATTWDEPKTPAAWNEPPLNQATWGGPSGHKSKPMGGPGATSWADTDMDRGPSWTHPAKPALTKELIWNSREFRYLCDLGYKKDDVEVALRNREMNRDEAQELLSQLHSLDQWRRHDAPSGYDPSSQPSSSGAYPRFNHVAQQMSFPPGAGVPSGAATGNVSGSVASASLLKLQQQQQQQAAVQLQQQQPSANPPQPPFNQASRTLQNPPSTQQLRMLVQQIQLAVQEGYLNQQILNQPLAPPTLLLLNQLLQQIKVLQQLHQQHSMQNPLKGNGEIILRISVQITKTKQQIANLQNQIAVQQATYMKQQQQQQQQQQQHQTGPSQTSDYYKTSSVHDPMSALQNSFSDLAMNKEPPVSQQQSRLNQWKLPSLDKDGDLTANEFSRAPGTTSKPPQTPVGLSHSHSSPNMNPLLGQGDGTWSSRLGDSGWPDAGNNDATDGKDWQPGGTAFTDLVPEFEPGKPWKMKNIEDDPSITPGSVVRSLSLAAIKDPDTIFSSSSKASPPPQSVNADTSIPSLSNSTWSFNPPATTQSAFASSKNTWTDPTPPTYSELWGVPMRVRGPPPGLGSKGAGWPSGTWLLLKNLTPQIDGSTLKTLCMQHGPVLDFRLFLNHGIALTKYSTRDEATKAQGALNNCVLGNTTIFAESPVDNEAHTLLHTLSHGGGGQQQSSNSGNTGWGMRPTKKSGPSPDTWSGSSSQLWGAPPSSNSLWSNSGIDTSDTQRTTPSSLNLYLPGDLLGGESM, encoded by the exons ATGAAAAAGATGCTGTCGAGAGAACGACAAGAGAATGAATTTTGTAGATTGGTTtcaa atCTTGGTTTCTATGCATTGCCTGCCAAAGAAGAACTGAGCCCAATGTTTCCACACAATTCTAGTTCACATGAGATTTCTACCGAAACAAATGCCTTCGTACAAAATTCCAAG ggGGATGTAGTAGTATTAGAGGGAAGCAGTCTGAGTGGGGCGCGGGAGGGGGAACGACCAGAGCATGCTAGGTACTGTGATATCGAATTCATAAACAGCAGCATGATGGCAGCACCTATCAGCCACCCCAAAGCTACCGCCGCCAATGACTTCTTAACCGTCCTGCCACGCCAATCTG GTGAGCTCAGCTTTGCCGGTGTAGGCGAGGCCTGCCAGTCAGTGGCAAAAGAAACCACAAAAAACCCAACAAATCACCTTCTAACctacgataataataataaagtaaATAACCACAACAATGCAGAACATAATCATCACAAGTACAGAAAGCAAAAAACACCGGGCTCGCTGTTTGATCAGCAGCTAGGCAGCTCCGCCGTAACGTCTAAGTCTACGTGTAAGCCGTTAAGTGATAATAAGGATAGCTTTAGTGATATAAGCGTTAGGGTACTAAAAGTAAGTGTACGCTTAGTtttaaaagagaaagaagagaaggaggagaaggaggaggaagaaggaaaagtagaagcagaagaagaagaagagaaagcaaaaaaagaagaggaagggaaggaaaagagagaagagagggGTGAAACGTGCCGCCCCGCTGGGGTACCTAGCCTAGTTAGGATACCCAAGTCTGATCGCCCCCAGCGGCAGTCGCGTCTCGCCAATATTGTCGACAATTACTCCTTACTAGGGTCCCGCCTTGACCACGgcgaaaacaataaatttaagGCTAATATTAGTCTCGTaagtaataattattattattgtaataataaCTCAAAGTCTGTGATATTGCTCAGCTCAACCAGTCACGGTGACAACTATCTCCTGGCCGAATTAGGCCTCGCTGGCGTAGACGCCAAAAACCCGGTTAATCTAGTTGTCGATCATTACGATGAGAACGAGGCGAGTGACAAAACCAACAATGACGACGATCAAGTTCAAGATCAATACCGCAAAAGCCGAGGAAACAACGGCGGGGATCGTGTGAGATTGGCCGTTAATCCTTTCGCAATTGGTAATCGAGTGATTGGCGAAACGATACGCCTCAACGATTCGACGTGGACGTCCTTGTTTTCGTTCTTCTCCTCCTTATTTTTCGGGTCGTTCTCCTCACCGTCGTTCAAGAACGCCAATCACAAAGACGAGGTTTACAAATCGGACGGAAAAACAACAACGCGAACGGCAACGAAGAAGATGGCAACGATGATCGAGTCGTCTTCACCACCAACAACATCaacgtcatcatcatcatcatcatcatcatcatcatcatcgaaaATAGTGAAGAAGGAGAAAGCTTCGATGGGAAATCTCCGTTTGTCACTCGTGCGAAACAATTCAAAGGCGCAGCATCACGCCAGTTCTTCCATTACGCTTATCGTTTACAAAAACGAAATCACCGACCACACATTGCAATCTTTCCTGGATAATCTCACTAAAAAACGAGCTGCGTCTCGCATTACgactataaataataattatctaATAGATTGCGTCACCGTGATCGAGCTGAAGCAACGCATATGTGTTCCATTATTGTTAATGATTGAGGGTTACAATGACAATTGCGGGAATAACGATGattacgattattattatcatcatcatcatcatcattgtACGATCGATAATAATAACGGAGTTGCTCGTAAACTCGTCTCTCGTATCGGAGTCAACGACAATGGGAACGAGAAACGCGACAATTATTATTACGaaaacgacgacgaggacgacgagacGATGAATATTAGTAACAATAATCAAGATGTTATCGAAGACATTGTTAACGTCGCTGTGTGCTACAAGACTAGTTGTAAAACGACTACTAATATTAGCTTATTAGGGTCTCAAAATGATGGTATTAGACGTACCGAAGCAACAATGTTTACCGTTGGTGCtctttcatttcaggataacgATAAGTCTAACAAGCCTCTCAATGATAGTTTTAAGGATAACAAGTATCAAGTGTCTACTAAAGTCGATCTTGAATCTAACTCTGCGTACGTTAAGTCCGTATCTAAGTCTACGCCGAGCGTTAAGTCTAGCGATAAGTCTGAAACGTCTCGCGTTAAAGTTTACGAAGAGATGACGTATTATAAGTTCGAAGACAAAGACGAcaaagacgaggacgacgaagacaAAGACGATTTCGATGCTGATGATAATGTTGATTACGAGGAAGCTCGAATTGGCGCAACTGACGGAATACTTGCGAAAAACGATGTTATAAGTGTCAGTAAGATCGTCAACATTCCTAAACCGACTACCTGCGAGCCTACGATGACGCTTAATTGCCAATCAGCCACCGTCACATCCCAAACAAATGATGTACCTGTATCTCGTGGCATTGATAACACGAGTTCTCACGACTTTAACGCAAACGTTTGTCCCGATGACGAACAATCGTCTAACAAAATGATCGAAGATTGCGTTAACGATTTGGACAACGATCATTACACCGCGTACGATCGTAAGTTGTCACGATCGAACGACTATCAAACGATCTCTCGTCCACGTTATTACGACGAAAATACGACAATAACGGAATACATTGTCGAACCTCCGACAAGCCGCGTTGACGACGAGATCATCGATAAATCATACATCGATTGGAAATATAACGACTCGAACGATGAGCCATTATCGTCCCATCGTATCTCCAACGAACTTTTTGACCAAAACAATCTTAACGAGAATAATGCCAAGAATTATGCAAATTTCGGGAATGGATTATTCACGAAATATTCCTCCGTCACGATGTCACAAATACGCGCTTATATCGATGCTTATAAAACGGCTTATGAAAACAACGAGAAAAGCCGCGATGAGCTCAAGAACTTGTTACTCAACATTGTTTCCGGAGCTCATTCTAACGAGCGATATGAACAACTCTatagagaacaaaaacatGATCCGATCAAGGAGTACAAACAACGATGGGGTATACCGAGCATGCTAGGACTCTGCGGAGGAGGAGAAAGCTCCTTGAACAGCGGTGGTGGAACCAATTGGGGTCCTGCACCTGCGACAACacccaacaacaacaacaatgcCAATCAGTCCGGTTGGGGCGGAACTCCCGGCAATCCACCCGGTAGCGCTGGACCACCGAGCAACTGGGGTGGTAACAACGTCAATAGACCCGTCACCGGCAATCCGAATTCGAATCAAAATCAGGGACCACCAGGAACTCAAAATAATCCCG GCAACGTAAACAAAGTGAACAACCCGAATCAACCAGGAAATCCTCAATCGGGACAACCGACCTCCCAGTCATCGAATTCAACCCAAGGCAATCAAAACAGCGCTGGCCAATGGTCACAGGGAAAGCCTAACAATGCAGTCGGTCCTGGAGTGCCGAACCCAACGGCCCAAAACAACAACGGTAACAACGTCCAGCAACAGCCGTCGGGATCGAACGCTAACAACAATCAAGCTAATAATCCAGCTCAGGGCACCGTCGCGACCACTGGAACTGCCGCCGCTACAAATCCTTCGACCAAAGCTCAACTCGAACAATTGAATACTATGAGAGAAGCTCTCTTCAGCCAGGACGGTTGGAGTTTC CAACAAGTGAATCAAGACACGAACTGGGACGTTCCGGCTTCACCGGAACCACCGATGACCAAGGACGGTGTACCGATGTGGAAACCACCAGTAAACAACGGGACCGACCTCTGGGAAGCTAACTTGCGAAACGGTGGTCAACCACCACCTCCTCAGCAAGCAAAAACACCTTGGGGTCACACTCCATCGACTAATATTGGAGGAACATGGGGTGAAGACGACGACGCTGCTGATTCATCCAACATGTGGACCGGAGCTCCAGCTCCGAGCCAGCCGAATACTGCTCCATGGCCCGGAGCTGCAGGCAATCAACCTG GTTGTTCGAGCTGGGGTGATCCTCGAATCGATCCGCGCGATCCTCGGGATCTCCGTTCGGTTGATCCTCGTGAAATGCGTGATCCCCGTGACCATCGTATGACTCTCGATCCGCGTGATCATATGCGCGTAATGGATCCAATGGCTGGACGTGACCATCGCATGACGGATATGAGGGGAGATCCTCGTGGAATATCAGGCCGTCTAAACGGTGCAAATGCGGATGCAATGTGGGGTCAACCACCGGGGCCACCGCACCACCAGTTGAGTCATCAACATCCCTCGGGCGGTCCACCTGCCAAAATGATAAATCAATCGAGCATGAATCAATGGGCTGCACCGCCGCCGAAAGAAATGATTCCCGGGAAACCATCCGGTTGGGAAGAGCCTTCGCCACCGGCCCAACGCAGAAACGTTCCGAATTACGATGATGGTACAAGCCTGTGGGGAAATCCCGCTGCCAATCAACGACCAATGCCCGGCAGTAAAGTCTCCCACTGGAAAGATCTTCCGACACCAAATCTTGCCCGTGGTGGCATGCAGTGTCCACCGGGAATGCCTCAAAATCGTATGCCGGGTCAACCGGGAATGAAACCTGACGTTGGCGGCGGCGGTACCGGCGGCggaggtggtggtggtggaggCGGCGGTGGTGGCGGTGGCGGCGGAGGTGGTAGCGGCGGAGGACCGATGTGGGGACACCCCGGAGGTCCTGGTGGCCGCAACGGATCATGGGCCGATGGGCAACACGAAGCTACTACTTGGGACGAACCTAAAACACCCGCGGCATGGAACGAGCCTCCGTTGAATCAAGCAACTTGGGGTGGACCCAGTGGCCACAAATCCAAACCAATGGGCGGACCGGGTGCCACCAGTTGGGCCGATACGGACATGGATCGCGGACCGAGTTGGACACATCCAGCGAAACCTGCACTCACCAAAGAACTCATTTGGAATAGCCGAGAATTCCGATATCTCTGTGATCTTGGCTACAAG AAAGATGATGTAGAAGTGGCGCTCAGAAATCGGGAAATGAACCGCGACGAAGCACAAGAGTTACTCAGCCAATTACACTCGCTCGATCAATGGCGTCGTCACGACGCTCCCTCAGGCTACGATCCATCGAGTCAACCTTCTTCGTCCGGAGCTTATCCCAGATTCAATCACGTCGCTCAACAGATGTCCTTCCCACCG GGTGCCGGAGTGCCCAGCGGGGCTGCTACCGGCAACGTTAGTGGCTCGGTCGCCAGCGCCAGTCTTCTCAAGCtccagcaacagcagcaacagcaggcCGCGGTTCAGCTGCAGCAACAACAACCGAGTGCCAATCCTCCGCAACCTCCTTTCAACCAG GCATCGAGAACCCTCCAAAATCCACCGAGCACCCAGCAACTGCGTATGCTCGTGCAACAAATACAGCTAGCTGTCCAAGAGGGTTATCTGAATCAGCAGATACTGAATCAACCCCTCGCACCGCCAACACTCTTGTTGCTCAACCAATTGCTCCAGCAGATTAAAGTATTGCAGCAATTGCATCAACAACATTCAATGCAAAATCCATTGAAGGGCAATGGGGAAATAATCCTTCGGATAAGCGTACAAATAACTAAGACTAAGCAACAAATTGCGAATCTCCAGAATCAAATTGCTGTTCAACAAGCAACATATatgaaacaacaacaacagcaacaacaacaacagcagcaacatcAAACTGGACCTTCTCAAACGTCCGATTATTATAAAACTTCGTCGGTTCACGATCCAATGTCCGCTCTACAAAACAGCTTCAGTGATTTGGCTATGAACAAAGAACCACCGGTC AGCCAACAACAGTCACGTTTGAACCAATGGAAATTACCATCGCTGGATAAAGACGGCGATTTGACCgcaaacgagttttcacgCGCTCCCGGTACGACGAGCAAGCCACCGCAGACGCCCGTAGGCTTGAGTCACTCGCACAGCAGTCCAAACATGAATCCCCTTTTGGGACAAGGAGACGGCACCTGGTCGAGCCGACTTGGCGATAGCGGCTGGCCCGATGCCGGTAACAATGACGCCACCGATGGAAAAGATTGGCAACCCGGTGGCACTGCATTCACCGATCTCGTGCCCGAATTTGAACCTGGCAAACCTTGGAAG ATGAAGAACATCGAGGACGATCCAAGTATCACACCTGGTTCAGTCGtgcgttctctttctctcgccgcAATCAAAGATCCCGATACGATTTTCTCATCCAGCAGCAAAGCTTCACCACCTCCGCAATCAGTCAACGCTGACACCTCGATACCCAGTCTCAGCAATTCAACTTGGAGTTTCAATCCACCGGCGACTACTCAGAGCGCCTTTGCCAG TTCGAAGAACACTTGGACAGATCCCACTCCTCCGACGTATTCGGAATTGTGGGGTGTACCGATGAGAGTTCGCGGTCCGCCTCCTGGCCTCGGGAGCAAAGGAGCAGGTTGGCCGTCAGGAACGTGGTTACTTCTGAAAAATCTCACCCCTCAGATCGATGGCTCTACCTTGAAAACCCTCTGCATGCAACACGGACCCGTCTTGGATTTCCGTCTTTTCCTCAACCATGGAATTGCGCTTACTAAATACTCGACCCGCGACGAGGCCACCAAG GCCCAAGGCGCGTTGAATAATTGCGTGCTCGGCAACACAACGATATTCGCAGAATCGCCGGTCGACAACGAGGCCCACACTCTGCTGCACACGCTCAGTCACGGTGGCGGGGGTCAGCAGCAATCGAGTAATAGTGGAAACACCGGTTGGGGGATGCGACCAACGAAAAAGTCAGGTCCATCACCAGACACGTGGAGCGGTAGTTCGAGCCAGCTGTGGGGTGCTCCGCCATCGAGCAACTCATTGTGGAGTAACAGCGGTATCGACACGAGCGATACGCAAAGAACGACACCGAGTTCGCTCAACTTGTATTTGCCCGGAGATCTTCTGGGAGGTGAGTCGATGTAG